One Nicotiana tomentosiformis chromosome 1, ASM39032v3, whole genome shotgun sequence genomic window, CCTCTTAATCATGACTTAATAATAGTAACCAAATGGGGGAAGTTTGGAGAACCTAATTGTTAGGGATCACAATAGTTTTGTCCCTTTGGTATTAATTTTTATGTCGGGATTCAATTAGTCGATAACATTGTTTCGAGATGCCAATATCCACTAATAGGATCTCACCATTTGGTTATTTTAGATGACGAAAGGAGAAAAGTTGGATAGATGACCAAACAATTACAGAATTTCATTCAATTATCTTTTCCGTTGAAAGGATTACTGTTTGTAACACGTGAATGCCTTAAATAAGTATTTAGTGAATGATCAAACAAATGGTAGACCGAGGAGGCTGGTGAATTGTTTATATAAATTAGTTAGTAGCACGATACTAGCAAAATAGAGACTGCTCTTGGGGTTGTCAAAGAGAGCTTTGCAAGCTCAGGTTCTTCAAGGATCTAGACTGCTGTTTAGCTAAGCGGGGCTTCAAAACACAAGTCATGTGCTCATCCTTGCCTTTAGTAGCATTAGCCAATCCGCTGCAACTGAGGTGAACTATTGAACAACAGTATCATAGACTACTGGTAACTCGCTTTATCTGAAGTGATGTGAGTCTTGCTCTGTGATTTCTGAACACTTATGATATTGTTTGCTACTATTTTCAGTTTTCTCCACCTGGCCAcccttttctttttgttctttttccaTCCTTATTAAGGAAGGAAATGCCTGGAAGCTTCTAAACTCTAGATTCCGAGTAGAAGGTTCACCACCATACCTTCTGTTATGTTGCTGTTGTTAACATATTTTTTTTGGTTGTACTATCTAGATGAATTTATCAATAGCCCAAAAGGAACGAAACCAAAGTTGATATCACTGGGATTGATACGAGATCTGTTTGTCTTTTGTTCTTACGCGCAATTTCTTCATTGAGAATTTCTTAGTCTGATGTAGAATTATTTTGTGGCAGCTCCAGTCCATCAGGTGCAGCAGTACTATAGAGTTGGTGTCCTTGATAATTGTAGTCAGAAGTGGAGTGCTCTTTTTGATTGTCTTACTTTAAAAACCAAAAGGTCCTCTGAAGTGGAGGTACAGTGCTCTCTTGCATCATAGTCTGGATTGTTTCACGATGTTCCTTTTTTCTTCTGACTTATTCAAATATGCTAATAGAGTAAATTTTACTTGTTGATAATAAACCTTGTGTTGCTTGTAAGATTACTTAAAGTCATAGATTTGGAGTTATTTTGGACATCATTGTTCACTTACTCGTAAGCTATGGTTGGTGGCTATGGAACAGTTTTTTTCTTGATGTACCATGATTGTCTCCAGCCGAACTAAAATCCAAATTCTGGGTGGCCTCTCCCCAGTTTGTCcgtttttatttttcaattaacTTGTTTCAACTTTAATCTGCTGCTTGTGCATTGAATACTTTATTTCCCTTTTCCGCCACCGTCTTGTTAAGCTATTCTTTTAGACCAGTATGGAGGCTTGACTCAGAGCATGATGTATCCGAATTGATATATAGCTAGCATAGAGATCATCAGATAAGGTTTACAAACTGAAATATAACCTGAATAGTTATTAATGTTATCTTTGAGAACGGTGGTACCAATCTCAGATGTCTAGAAGTCTAGATTCATACAGGATATGCTACAAGGTTGCAAGGCTCCTCCTCCTGATTATGCTGATTTTTATTCAATATTTTATTCGTCATAGGTTTTCTACAATGTAGCACAACACTCGCCTGAACTATGTTTTCTATTGTGGCATCAATCAAAGTGATCTAATAAGCAATATCTGCTTGTTGCTTGACATTCTGAATTTCTGATAGAACTcaaaaccaaaaaccaaaataaACTTATGGAAAGAAACGAATATGTGGAGAAGGCACATTGATGTTTTTCTTGAGTTATGCCTGTTACCCTTTTTGAAAGGGCATGTGGCGTGTATAGTTGGTGAGTTTTGAATCGTCCAGTAATACTTACTGTATGATAGCAAGCATATGAGAACCAGTAATACTTACTGTATGATAGCAATCATATGAGAAGCTGTTTCTTCACTAACCACCATAGATGTCCGTTTCTCCTTGCTAAAGAGGGATAAAATAGGAGAAGAGATGATAGCATGATTTGATCTTAGGAAGTACAGGTTTTACTCTGATCCTTGACCAATTAGATAACCCCTGGCGTTGACAGCTATCAATTATGGgactatatttttttatttcaagCTGTTGCTTCTGGAGTTACCTGTCATTTCTAGAATGGCATTTTGAGCCTTTTTCTTGATAAGTAAATATCATTTTATTCATGTAACAACACTAAGTTGGTGTCAGGTATGTACATTGTATAAACATCGAGATCGAGAGGGAGGCGGGAAGAGGGGAGGGAGGACTGGCGGGCTGGTGGGATGTTTCTCCTGAATTACATTTTCAAAAAGAATGAAAGGGTTCGGAGACAAGGGTCAAACCTTTTAATTTTAGGTCTCAATTCAAACATCGATTTCTatagtttttaaaataaaatttagataATTAGAAACTAGTTAAAAAGTACTCTAAATTGCAACTTTTATATCTTAAAGGTATTTGAGGGATGTATCAAAAAGTTGTAGTAAAAAAAAGGCTGTTTAATTCCCCAAATAGTAGTAGTATTATATAAAGTGGAAAATAGGGAGTACTGTTCTTTATATCACAGCAACAAGTGTGTGCTAGCTATATACAGTGAGGAAGCTCAATTTCTTATTGAGGTTGGGAATTGATAAAGTCAAATAAAGATTCTTTTATGAGCATTGTTCATTGTACAGCAAAACAACCAAAAGATACAAGCATATGTATTTGAAACTGCTTTATGTTCAAAGGACTGCTTGGTTCTCTCCTTCCAAACAACCCAAAAAATTACTTGCACAAATACTGTCCTGTATGCTTCAACTTTCCTTGTTTCATTTGCTCCCTGACACTCTGTTCCTACCTGTCTAGATACTGTTGGCTGTCTTTGGCATTGTCAATTTCAAAGGTTTAGAAGTAGGTTTCACAATTGTGTAGCAATCTAGCAACACAGAATAGATGGTCTGTGTCTTCCATCTTCTTTCCACACATATAACATCTGTTGCCTAGAAGATTACCTCCCCTTTGCGGATTTGACTGAAGCTAACTTGGTCCAAGATCAGTAATTCCTCCCTGTCTCTTCTCCTCTCTTCCGTTTTGACTTGGGAAAATTCATAGAAGCTGTAAATTGATGAGCATTCTAACATGTGGAGAATTCATATGGGGTAAGCTGGTGAAAACTTTCTTCTTCATGAGTTGTCACTACAAATGTACATGGTGATGCTGCAGACATTTAACCTACAAGATTCAATTCTCTAAACTTTTCATTCAAACTTTGTGCATTGGACCCGTAAAAAACATTTTCATACTTGTTTGTTTCTCTCTCTGTCTCCTTTTTTTTGTTGAGAAATAGTGTAGATTGAAAAATAAAATCAGCATAAAAAATTCGTAATATATTTTGAACCTGTATAAAAAACAGGAGGCATTAAATAGAGATGAGAAAAAGGTAAGTATAGGATGAGGAATATAACTTCCTTTGTTTAGATGCATTGGCTATTGAATCTTAGGCTTCTCCAAATTTATCAACTCTTTGATTAGAAAAATTGTATGTCTGAAGAGGAGGTATACTAAGGAGAAACTTCTCAAATGGGGAAGGTCTAGGATACAAGGTTTTCTAATGTGCATCTTTCCTTTTTGACTTTATTGTTGTTTTAGGGAAATAAAATCATGCCGGAGGGTAAAGTTGAAAACAATTCTAATATGCTTATATTTGCATTTAATTGTTAGAATTCTGGAGATTGGCAGTAAAGGAGATTTTTGTAATGACATTAAACTAGAGGGTAAGTCTTAGGCTTCTCCAAATTTATCAACTCTTTGATTAGAAAACTTGTATGTCTGAAGAGGAGGTATATTAAGGAGAAACTTCTCAAATGGGGAAGGTCTAGGATACAAGGTTTTCTAATGTGCATCTTTCCTTTTTGACTTTATTGTTGTTTTAGGGAAATAAAATCATGTCGGAGGGTAATGTTGAAAACAATTCTAATATGCTTATATTTGCATTTAATTGTTTGAATTCTGGAGATTGGCAGTAAAGGAGATTTTTGTAATGACATTAAACTAGAGGGTAAGTCTTAGATATTTCACAAACTATGGGAAGGTTAATTTAGTTTTGCCAAACCAGAGGTGATGCCTCACTTATTCACCCTTTTTCTTATAGTTCTTTCTTTCTCATCTGAAGTTTGCTTCACAACTCTGGTTTTACATTCTTTGCTTCAGCATGCCTTGTTGCTGCTATACTAAACTGCCCTTTTTGGTATACTCATGTTCAACTTTTTATGTGCTTGCCTTGGGATTAAACAAAAGTACTTACTATGGTATCATGTTATCCTAGAACTTTCCACTCTCTTGAGAATCTTGAGTGCAATTTACAGTACAGAAAATCTGCTTCTATTTGCAAGTTGAATCACAGTTGGTTGACTGGCTTAGAAGCTCAATTATGTTAGCAAATGACTGAATGAGATACAATAATAAATTACCTTTGGTGGACTCGTCACCTCCACTTTTTTCCCCAGATGCTGAAGTTTTAGCTCATCTTTTCCCTAAACCTTATTCCATCTCTCAGTTCGGTTGAGAACATTTCAGTCGGTGTTTACATGATATCAGGAAATTTGACTTGCATGACATTTGGCTCAGTTATAAAGAATTAAAAAATTTCTGATTAGTCTTTGAGAACCATACTGGAAGTCAGTTACTCAAGTGCCATGCTTGTATTTCGGCAAAAACCAAATCGATCTAGGCCTTCAAAGTCGTCAAAGAAATATAGGTCTTTGATATGTTAAATACTACAAAAAAAGCATCTAACTACAGCTCCTAGGTAGTAGGCTTGTCCTTTGATTTTGATATCCATGCTAAACATTTATCCTGCATAGTGCAGGACACTTAGTGTGCTTCAAATCTAAGTAGTAAAAATTTACGCTCATTGTGTCGCAAATCTGTGTGATAACAGTCAATCCCATCCACAGTTGTGAATCTGATTGATAAATGAATCGGTATTTCATTCGCCAACCACATTCTTGACCGAGGCAGTTATGCTATGTCATTTGCTTCTAAATGGGGTCGCTGAGCTACAAAAGTTATCTTTTTGGTTGGATGCTTTTCTGAAGATGTGATTAGTTGATGCAGAGGCTTTTCTAAATTAGTTGCTTTTCCTACATAACTGCTGCTTCCTGTACTATTTTGTTGGTTTTGTTTGTCATACTCACCATTAGATCTTGTGAAGCAGGAAATTTTGGAAACACGTGAGAAAGCAAAGCCTCACCTGTGGTCATTTCGAACCCCAGAAGAAGCCGCGTCTCATTGGAGAGAACTCTTTGACCATCTAGATGAAGAGTAAAATCCCAAAGGCATACCTTCTCCAGCGATCCCTTATTAGTTGGTAAGATCTTTTCATCAGACATTTGCCCAATTGATACGAGAAAGATCATTTTCTACTCATTAGAAATAATTCTCTTCCCATTGATTCATGCTTCAAACATGTTATAGAGTGCATGTTATTATCAAATTAAAGAGTGGGTTTCTGAAGAGGCACCAGTTTAGGAATGTTTAGCATAGGAATTTTATGTtgtaaaattttcttttttagtttt contains:
- the LOC104105712 gene encoding uncharacterized protein → MSSEKQPRRVSCAPYFDALWFCYSPVHQVQQYYRVGVLDNCSQKWSALFDCLTLKTKRSSEVEEILETREKAKPHLWSFRTPEEAASHWRELFDHLDEE